Sequence from the Rhodanobacter sp. genome:
CGCGCGGCTGCCTTCGCCAGGCAGGTATTCGGCGATCTGGTGGGCAAGGCGCGAGATGGGCAGGGTCTGCAGCCACACCGTGCCGGGGCCGGTGAGCGAGGCGAGGAAGATGCCGTCGCCGCCGAAGAGGGCGTTCTTGATGCCGGGCACGGTGGTGATCTGGAAATTCACCGAAGCCTGGAACGCGCCGACGTGGCCGGGATGCACGCGCAGCGTCTCGCCCGGAGCAAGGTCCTTGCGGATGAGTTCGCCGGACAGTTCCAGCCAGGCCGTGCCGGTGCCGCTGATCCGCTGCAGCAGCAGGCCGGCGCCGCCGAAGATGCCGGCGCCCAGCGACTGCTGGAAACCCACGCCGATGGCGACCTGCGAGGTGGCGCAGAGAAAGCCGTGGCGATGCACCATGTATTCGCTGCCCGGCGCCACCGGCACCGGCACGATGTGGCCGGGCACCTTGGTGGCGAACGCCACCACGCCGGGCGACTGCACCGCGCGGTAGTCCGTCATGAAGAAGCTGCCGCCGCCGGCCACGCGCTTGAACATGCCGAACAGGCCGCCGCCACCGCCCATCTGGGTATGCGTGGTCATCTGGATCGACGCGCTCATCCACGACAGCTCGCCGCTTTCGGCAAACACGCTTTCGCCCGGGTCGAGCTGCACTTCGAGCACCGGCATGGTGGTGCCCTGGATATGGGTCTGCATGGCAAGGCTTCCGTCTGATGGTTGGCAGTGAGTATCCGCCCGCGGCGTGCAGGTGCCGCCGCGCGCCCCGCGGAAGATACGCTTACCTGCAGCGTGCGGTAAGTCCTTTCCGTCACCTGCAAAAGCAGAAGACCGCCTTGCGGCGGTCTCCGGTGGCCTTGCATGCAACGGTCTTGCTCAGCCGCCGCGCGAAGCCTTCTTGCGGTCGTTCTCGGTGAGGTGCTTCTTGCGCAGGCGGATTTCCTTCGGCGTCACCTCGACCAGCTCGTCGTCGTCGATGAAGTCCAGCGCCTGCTCCAGCGAGAACTTGGTGGCCGGGGTGAGCTGGATCGCGTCGTCCTTGCCGGCGGCGCGCATGTTGGTCAGCGGCTTGGGCTTGATCACGTTGACGGTGAGGTCGTTGTCCTTGGCGTGGATGCCCACCAGCTGGCCTTCGTACACGTTGTCGCCTTCGGCGGCGAACAGCTTGCCGCGCTCCTGCAGCGGCCCCAGCGAATAGGCGGGGGTGGTGCCGCCGGCGTTGGCGATCATCACGCCGTTCTGGCGCTTGGCGATCTGGCCTTCTTCCTTCGGGCCGTAGTGGTCGAACACGTGGAACAGCAGGCCCGAGCCCTGGGTGAGGGTCTTGAACTGGTTCTGGAAGCCGATCAGGCCGCGCGCCGGGATCATGTATTCGAGGCGCACGCGCCCCTTGCCGTCCGGCTCCATGTTCTTGAGCTGGCCCTTGCGCATGCCCAGGCGTTCCATCACCGGGCCCTGGTGGATCTCTTCCACGTCGACCACCAGCTGCTCGATCGGCTCCATTTTCTGGCCGTCGATCTCCTTGATGATGACCTCAGGGCGCGACACGGCCAGCTCGTAGCCCTCGCGGCGCATGTTCTCGATCAGCACCGACAGGTGCAGCTCGCCGCGGCCGGAGACCAGGAACTTGTCGGCGTCCGAACCCTGCTCGACCTTCAGCGCCACGTTGTGCACCTGCTCGCGGTCCAGGCGGTCCTTCAGCTGGCGGCTGGTGAGGAACTTGCCGCCGCTGAGGTCCTTGTTGCCGGCGAACGGCGAGCTGTTGACCTGGAAGGTCATCGAGATGGTCGGCTCGTCCACGGTCAGCGCGGGCAACGCTTCCGGGGTGTCCAGCGCGCAGACGGTATCGGAAATGGTCAGCTCGGCGATGCCGGAGATGGCCACGATGTCGCCCGCCTCGGCGCTGTCCTGCTCGATGCGCTCCAAGCCGAGGAAGCCCAGCACCTGCAGCACCTTGCCCTGGCGCTTCTTGCCCTCGCGGTTGATCACCGCGACCGGCATGTTCTTCTTCAGCGTGCCGCGCTGGATGCGGCCGATGCCGATCACGCCGACGAAGTTGTTGTAGTCGAGCTGGCTGATGCGCATCTGGAACGGGCCTTCCGGATCCACTTCCGGCTTGGGCGCGTGGTCCATGATCGCCTGGTACAGCGGGGTCATGTCGCCTTCGCGGACTTCCGGGTCGAGGCTGGCGTAGCCGTTCAGGGCCGAGGCGTAGACGATGGGGAAGTCCATCTGCTCCGGCGTGGCGCCGAGGCGGTCGAACAGGTCCCACACCTGCTCGACGACCCACTCCGCGCGGGCGCCGGGGCGGTCGATCTTGTTCACCACCACGATGGGCTTGAAGCCCATGGCGAAGGCCTTCTGCGTCACGAAGCGCGTCTGCGGCATCGGGCCGTCCATCGCGTCGACCAGGATCAGCACGGTGTCCACCATCGACAGCACGCGCTCCACCTCGCCGCCGAAGTCGGCGTGGCCGGGGGTGTCGACGATGTTGATGCGGTTGCCCTGCCAGGTGATGGCGGTGTTCTTGGCCAGGATGGTGATGCCGCGCTCCTTTTCCTGGTCGTTCGAGTCCATCACGCGCTCGGCCAGCACGGTGCGCTCGTTGAGCGTGCCGGACTGCTTCAGCAACTGGTCGACGAGGGTGGTCTTGCCGTGGTCGACGTGGGCGACGATGGCGATGTTGCGCAGGTTTTCGATGGACATGATCGGGGCTCGGGCGACGCGGGGTCGTCACGCAGGTTTCGGAAAGGGGAACCCGACGATTATACGCGCTTGGGCCGCAATCCGCTCGCGTGCGCTATTCTTCGCCATTGCGCGCCGCACCGGCGGCGCAACGACTCCGAAACCCGACCCGAGGAAAGCCATGGCCATCCAAGTCACCCTGCACACCAACCGTGGCCCGATCCGCCTGAACATGCACGACGACAAGGCGCCGCTGACCGTGGCGAATTTCGTCAACCTGGCCAAGCGCGGCTATTACGACGGCCTGTCGTTCCACCGCGTGATCGCGGATTTCATGATCCAGGGCGGTTGCCCGGAAGGCAGCGGCCGCGGCGGCCCGGGCTACCGCTTCGAGGACGAGTTCCATCCCTCGCTGCGCCATGACAAGCCCGGCGTGCTCTCGATGGCGAATGCCGGCCCGCGCACCAACGGCAGCCAGTTCTTCATCACCCATGGCGCCACGCCGTGGCTGGACGGCAAGCACAGCGTGTTCGGCGAAGTGATCGACGCGAACGACCAGCAGGTGGTCGATGCGATCCGCCAGGGCGACGTCATCGAAAAGGTCACCGTGGACGGCGACGCGGACGCGCTGCTGGCCGCCAAGGCCGACCGCGTGCAGGAGTGGAACGAGACGCTGGATGCGCGCGGCTGAGTTTCCACGCGGGCCGGTGATGCGGCCCGCCGCCCATCAAACCTGATGCAAGGAGATCGACGATGTCCCTACTCGACAGCCTGGGCAGCCTGCTTGGCGGTGGCCAGGGCAATCCCGGTGGTGGGTCCTCGCTGATCGACGTGGCCGGCCAGCTGATCCAGCAGGCCGGCGGCGTGCAGGGCCTGGCCGACATGCTGCAGCAGCACGGCCTCGGCGAGGCGGTGCAGTCGTGGATCGGCAACGGCGCGAACTTGCCGGTGTCGGCCGAGCAACTGGGCCAGGCGCTGCAGAACGGCGGCCTCGGTTCCGCGGTGCAGGAGGCGGCAGGCAAACTGGGCGTGGATCCCGGCCAGCTGATCGGCCAGTTGTCGCAGGTGCTGCCGCACGCGGTGGATCACCTCACGCCGGACGGCCAGGCGCCGGCCAGCGGCGGCGGCTTCGACCTTTCGATGCTGGGCGGCCTGGCCGAAAAACTGCTTGCGTCGCGCGGCGCCTGAGGGTTCGCCTTTGTGATCGACCTCGATCGCATGAGTCATGCGGGTGGCCGCCCATGGCCGCGCTTTGAAATAAATGGTTCGGACAAAAAAGCGCGGCAGGGCAGCCTGTCGCGCTTTTTGTCTGGACGCCTCGTGGCGCGGCATCAGATGCCGAGGAATTTCATCCCGAACAGCAGCACCACCGCGCCGACGATGGACATCAGGAAGCCGGCGGTATGGAACTTCGAGTCCGCTGCGGGCTTGCTGAACAGCCGGGCGATGAAGCCGCCGATGATCGAGCCGGCGATACCGATGAGCGCGGTGATCCAGAAGCCGTGATGGTCGGCGCCAGTCACGATCCAGCGTGCGATGAAGCCTACAAAGAAGCCGACGATGATGGACCAGATGAGATGGAACATGGGCATTACTCCTCGGGCTGTCTGAAATCTTCGGATGGAAAGACCTGCCATCGCTACGCCTGACGGCGTCCGCATCATGCCAGCAGCGACGGACAGGGAGACAGGGCGAATTCCGTCCACAGGGGATTGACGCGACGCCGCATGCTAAAATCGTCCGGATTCGCCGCATCGAATCCGACGATCCCCTCCCCACGGTCCAGAGGAAGCCATGCCCCAGCTTGCCCAGCGCGTCGGCCGCGCCAAACCCAGCGCGATCATGGTCATCGCCAGCAAGGCGAAGCAGCTCAAGGCCGCCGGTCGCGACATCATCAGCTTCTCCATCGGCGTGCCGAACTTCCTGCCGGGCGAGCACGTGTATGCGGCGGCGCGCGAGGCGCTCGGGCACGACAGCGGCCAGTACGGCAGCAACCGCGGCGCCGATGCGCTGCTGGACGCGTTCCTGAAGCACATCGAGGCGCTGGGTTTCGCCGGCTACGGCCACGCCAACCTGTCGGTGGGCATCGGCGCCAAGCAGGTGCTGTACAACCTGGCCGAGGCGATGCTGGACGAGGGCGACGAGATCGCCTTTGCCGCGCCCTACTGGACCACCTACCGCGACATCGCCGACATCGTGGGCGCGAAGGCCAACGTGCTGCATTGCGGTCCGGAGCAGAACTACAAGCTCACGCCGGCCCAGCTCGACGCCGCGCTGGCGCGCAAGCCCAAGGTGTTCCTGTTCAACAATCCGTCCAACCCCACCGGCATGGTCTACACGCGCGAGGAGATCGCCGCGCTGGCCGACGTGCTGGCGAAGCATCCCGATACCTGGATCATCACCGACGACATCTACAACTCGATGGTGTTCGACGGCATCGGCTACCACAACTTCGTGTTCGCCAGGCCGGAGCTGAAGGACCGCCTGGTGTTCGTCGATTCGGTGTCCAAGACCTATGGCATGCCGGGCTGGCGCGTGGGCTTCATCGCCGGCCCGGAGGGCGTGGCCAAGGCGGTCACCACGCTCAATTCCAACCACATCACCAGCCTGCCGGAAGTGATCACCGCCGCCGCGGTGGCCGCGCTCGCCGGCCCGCAGGACATCCCGCAGGCCAAGTGCGCGGAATTCGCCGAGCGGCGCGACACGGTGGTGGATGCGCTCAACGCCATCCCCGGAGTCGCCTGCCCGCGGCCGCAGGGTGCGTTCTACGCGTTTCCCGACATTTCCGTTGCGTTCGGCAAGAGCCACCAAGGCACCAGGATCACCAACGACGTGGAGTTCTGCGCCGCCTTGCTCGAAGCCAAGGGCGTGGCGTGCGTGCCGGGCTCCGCGTTCGGCGAGCCGCGCGCCTTGCGCATTTCCTATACCTGCCCGCCGGAACAATTGCAGCCCGGCTTGCAGCGCATCCAGGCGTTCTTCGCCGAACTGGCCTGATGCAACCGCCGTTTTCGAATCCGTAGTACCCATCCCGGAGATCCAACGATGAAAGCCCCCGTTCGAGTTGCCGTTACCGGCGCCGCTGGCCAGATCGGCTACGCCCTGCTGTTCCGCATCGCCGCCGGCGACATGCTGGGTCCCGACCAGCCGGTGATCCTGCACCTGCTGGAAATCACCCCGGCGCTGCCCGCGCTGCAGGGCGTGGTGATGGAACTCAACGACTGCGCGTTCCCGACCCTGGTCGGCGTGGTCGCCACCGACGACGTCAACGTGGCCTTCAAGGACGTGGACTACGCCCTGCTGGTCGGCGCGCGCCCGCGCGGCCCCGGCATGGAGCGCAAGGACCTGCTCGAGGCCAACGGCGCCATCTTCGGCCCGCAGGGCAAGGCGCTGAACGACCACGCCAAGCGCGACGTGAAGGTGCTGGTGGTCGGCAACCCGGCCAACACCAATGCGCTGATCGCCCAGCAGAACGCGCCCAGCCTCGATCCGAAGTGCTTCACCGCGATGGTGCGCCTGGACCACAACCGCGCGCTGTCGCAGCTCGCCGAGAAGACCGGCAAGCACACCACCGACATCAAGAAGGTCACCATCTGGGGCAACCACAGCTCCACCCAGTACCCCGACCTGCACCACGCCACCGTGGACGGCAAGCCGGCGCTGTCGCTGGTCGAGCAGTCCTGGTACGAGAGCGACTTCATCCCCACCGTGCAGCAGCGCGGCGCGGCGATCATCAAGGCGCGCGGCGCCTCGTCGGCCGCCTCGGCCGCTTCCGCCGCGATCGACCACATGCGCACCTGGGCGCTGGGCACGGCCGAGGGCGACTGGGTGTCGATGGGCATCCCGTCCGACGGCTCCTACGGCATCGAGCCGGGCGTGATCTTCGGCTATCCGGTGACGGTGAAGGACGGCAAGTACGCCATCGTGCAGGGCCTGGCGATCAATGCCTTCTCGCAGTCGCGCATCGACGCCACCCACAAGGAGCTGCGCGAGGAGCGCGCGGGCGTGGAGCATCTGTTCGCGAAGTGATCGGCGCGAGCACGCGACGTAACGAAGAAGGGCGGCCAAGGCCGCCCTTCTTCGTTTCCGCATGCGAGGCGTGTCAGGCGCTAGTCGCTTCGGCGACCGGCGCCGACGTGCGGATCAGGTGGTCGAACGCGGCCAGCGCGGCGGTGGAACCGGCGCCCATCGCGATCACGATCTGCTTGTACGGCACCGTGGTGGCATCGCCGGCGGCGAACACGCCGGGCAGCGAGGTCTGGCCGCGATCGTCGATCACGATCTCGCCGCGCGGACTGAGTGCCAGCGTGCCCGTCAGCCATTCGGTGTTCGGCAGCAGGCCGATCTGCACGAAGATGCCTTCCAGCGCCAGGCTGTTCATCACGCCGTCGGTGCGGTCCTTGTAGACCAGGCCGGTGACCTTGTGGCCATCGCCCAGCACCTCGGTGGTCTGCGCGCTGACGATCACGTCCACGTTGGGCAGGCTGCGCAGCTTGCGTTGCAGCACCTCGTCGGCGCGCAGCTTGTGGTCGAACTCGATCAGGGTGACGTGGGCCACGATGCCGGCCAGGTCGATGGCTGCCTCGACGCCGGAATTGCCGCCGCCGATCACCGCCACGCGCTTGCCCTTGAACAGCGGACCGTCGCAGTGCGGGCAGTAGGCCACGCCCTTGTTGCGGTAGTCGTTCTCGCCGGGCACGCCCATCTGCCGCCAGCGCGCGCCGGTGGACAGGATCACCGTCTTCGACTTCAGGCTGGCGCCGTTTTCCAGCTGCACCTCGATCAGGCCGCTGGCCGATTCGCTCGCGGGCACCAGCTTCGTGGCGCGCTGCAGGTTCATTACGTCCACGTCGTATTCGTGCACGTGCTGTTCCAGCGCCGCGCCCAGCTTCGGGCCTTCGGTGTAGGGCACGG
This genomic interval carries:
- the typA gene encoding translational GTPase TypA; translation: MSIENLRNIAIVAHVDHGKTTLVDQLLKQSGTLNERTVLAERVMDSNDQEKERGITILAKNTAITWQGNRINIVDTPGHADFGGEVERVLSMVDTVLILVDAMDGPMPQTRFVTQKAFAMGFKPIVVVNKIDRPGARAEWVVEQVWDLFDRLGATPEQMDFPIVYASALNGYASLDPEVREGDMTPLYQAIMDHAPKPEVDPEGPFQMRISQLDYNNFVGVIGIGRIQRGTLKKNMPVAVINREGKKRQGKVLQVLGFLGLERIEQDSAEAGDIVAISGIAELTISDTVCALDTPEALPALTVDEPTISMTFQVNSSPFAGNKDLSGGKFLTSRQLKDRLDREQVHNVALKVEQGSDADKFLVSGRGELHLSVLIENMRREGYELAVSRPEVIIKEIDGQKMEPIEQLVVDVEEIHQGPVMERLGMRKGQLKNMEPDGKGRVRLEYMIPARGLIGFQNQFKTLTQGSGLLFHVFDHYGPKEEGQIAKRQNGVMIANAGGTTPAYSLGPLQERGKLFAAEGDNVYEGQLVGIHAKDNDLTVNVIKPKPLTNMRAAGKDDAIQLTPATKFSLEQALDFIDDDELVEVTPKEIRLRKKHLTENDRKKASRGG
- a CDS encoding peptidylprolyl isomerase produces the protein MAIQVTLHTNRGPIRLNMHDDKAPLTVANFVNLAKRGYYDGLSFHRVIADFMIQGGCPEGSGRGGPGYRFEDEFHPSLRHDKPGVLSMANAGPRTNGSQFFITHGATPWLDGKHSVFGEVIDANDQQVVDAIRQGDVIEKVTVDGDADALLAAKADRVQEWNETLDARG
- a CDS encoding YidB family protein, with the protein product MSLLDSLGSLLGGGQGNPGGGSSLIDVAGQLIQQAGGVQGLADMLQQHGLGEAVQSWIGNGANLPVSAEQLGQALQNGGLGSAVQEAAGKLGVDPGQLIGQLSQVLPHAVDHLTPDGQAPASGGGFDLSMLGGLAEKLLASRGA
- a CDS encoding GlsB/YeaQ/YmgE family stress response membrane protein, translating into MFHLIWSIIVGFFVGFIARWIVTGADHHGFWITALIGIAGSIIGGFIARLFSKPAADSKFHTAGFLMSIVGAVVLLFGMKFLGI
- a CDS encoding pyridoxal phosphate-dependent aminotransferase; protein product: MPQLAQRVGRAKPSAIMVIASKAKQLKAAGRDIISFSIGVPNFLPGEHVYAAAREALGHDSGQYGSNRGADALLDAFLKHIEALGFAGYGHANLSVGIGAKQVLYNLAEAMLDEGDEIAFAAPYWTTYRDIADIVGAKANVLHCGPEQNYKLTPAQLDAALARKPKVFLFNNPSNPTGMVYTREEIAALADVLAKHPDTWIITDDIYNSMVFDGIGYHNFVFARPELKDRLVFVDSVSKTYGMPGWRVGFIAGPEGVAKAVTTLNSNHITSLPEVITAAAVAALAGPQDIPQAKCAEFAERRDTVVDALNAIPGVACPRPQGAFYAFPDISVAFGKSHQGTRITNDVEFCAALLEAKGVACVPGSAFGEPRALRISYTCPPEQLQPGLQRIQAFFAELA
- a CDS encoding malate dehydrogenase, producing the protein MKAPVRVAVTGAAGQIGYALLFRIAAGDMLGPDQPVILHLLEITPALPALQGVVMELNDCAFPTLVGVVATDDVNVAFKDVDYALLVGARPRGPGMERKDLLEANGAIFGPQGKALNDHAKRDVKVLVVGNPANTNALIAQQNAPSLDPKCFTAMVRLDHNRALSQLAEKTGKHTTDIKKVTIWGNHSSTQYPDLHHATVDGKPALSLVEQSWYESDFIPTVQQRGAAIIKARGASSAASAASAAIDHMRTWALGTAEGDWVSMGIPSDGSYGIEPGVIFGYPVTVKDGKYAIVQGLAINAFSQSRIDATHKELREERAGVEHLFAK
- the ahpF gene encoding alkyl hydroperoxide reductase subunit F — protein: MLDETIKAQLKGYLEMLTQPIELVASLDDGAKSGELDELLCEIASLSDRIALRRDDSEPRKPSFAINRVGTDVGVRFAGIPMGHEFTSLVLALLQVGGHPSKAAAETIEQVRNLDGEYRFETYFSQSCQNCPDVVQALNLMSVLNPNIKHVAIDGALFQGEVEQRQVMSVPTVFLDGEVFDQGRMSLEQIVARLDTGSAAREAEKIKAKGAFDVLVVGGGPAGAAAAVYAARKGIRTGVAAERFGGQVLDTMGIENFISVPYTEGPKLGAALEQHVHEYDVDVMNLQRATKLVPASESASGLIEVQLENGASLKSKTVILSTGARWRQMGVPGENDYRNKGVAYCPHCDGPLFKGKRVAVIGGGNSGVEAAIDLAGIVAHVTLIEFDHKLRADEVLQRKLRSLPNVDVIVSAQTTEVLGDGHKVTGLVYKDRTDGVMNSLALEGIFVQIGLLPNTEWLTGTLALSPRGEIVIDDRGQTSLPGVFAAGDATTVPYKQIVIAMGAGSTAALAAFDHLIRTSAPVAEATSA